From a region of the Gemmatimonadota bacterium genome:
- a CDS encoding peroxiredoxin family protein — protein MGDTAPLFTLPSHQRQDVSLVSYRGKEHVLLTFFRGTWUKRSRRQLAIVQEHIDAYTERNATSIAVAAGQQLCELHEYAERSGITYPLLVDEDRSAIKSYGVYHWYSLAFAHNLIYNILRPAEFFIDKLGYSLYNWLGLPDHYLSNSIAHPATFIIDKRGIIRYMYIGSNQFDLAEQEEIFEHLKLLP, from the coding sequence ATAGGCGATACTGCCCCCTTATTTACTCTCCCTTCGCATCAGCGGCAAGACGTATCGCTCGTATCGTATCGGGGTAAGGAGCATGTTCTTCTGACGTTTTTTCGGGGGACCTGGTGAAAAAGAAGCCGTCGTCAGTTGGCGATAGTGCAAGAACATATAGATGCTTATACCGAACGCAATGCGACATCTATCGCTGTCGCAGCAGGACAGCAACTCTGTGAACTGCACGAATACGCCGAACGGAGTGGTATCACCTATCCGCTTCTGGTGGACGAAGATCGAAGTGCCATCAAAAGCTATGGGGTCTATCACTGGTACAGCCTGGCGTTTGCTCACAATCTCATTTACAACATTTTGCGTCCGGCAGAATTTTTCATCGACAAACTCGGCTATTCGTTATATAACTGGCTCGGTCTGCCGGATCACTATCTCAGCAACAGTATTGCCCACCCCGCGACGTTTATCATCGATAAACGCGGCATTATTAGATATATGTATATTGGTTCGAATCAGTTTGATTTAGCCGAACAGGAAGAGATTTTCGAGCACTTGAAATTGCTACCATAA